From the Pleurodeles waltl isolate 20211129_DDA chromosome 6, aPleWal1.hap1.20221129, whole genome shotgun sequence genome, the window ACGCATCCTTGGTCACAAGTAAACGGAGACTGAACCGACCTATTTTCGAATGAAATCAAAATCCATAGTTTGTTATAAGCATAGTGACTGTTATTTTAATCGATTGTCTTTAACCTTTACCACTCCATGAAGAGTTTTTGGTTGCGTGGCTTATGAAAGTGAGAAGGCGCATCCTTCAACTTGCTTTTGTAAAGTGTTTCCTGAGAATACACCTGTTTACTCTTTGAAATACAAATATTAAATGGGACAAAAAGCCTTAGTTTAGCAGCCATATCATTTTTCTGTGAACTGAGGAAACCGAATGAGTTGCGATTCATAGACATTGGTGTAACACGATTTAATTCTTCCTGAGGAGGCTCCCACTTTTCTGGAAAGGAGTGGGTGGGAGCACGAACCACAGTTTGGGCTTTCCATTGCTCAGTTTGTCTTTAATGAACCATGCTTGCTTTCTAGAGTTCTTGATGTTACTTCTTAATAATAGTTACAATTTCTTGCCGTACTGTACAGCAAAAGTCTGATTCAGCGAGGGTAGTTTAGTTTACAATAGTCCTATATGCTATATGCTTTTTAATGTCTTCCACTCGGTTGCTCCCTGTTACACCCTCCACACACCCAATAGGTAATCTAAATTGTGTGGCAATCTGTCTTTTTTCTTGAAACTAGATTTTTAGGCATATGTTTCTAGAGTGAGTAACCTGAATAATAAGGCCATTTTTGTTGTCTTAAACAGGAAGATTTGGAACTCTGAAAAGTTGATTAGCTCATATAAGCTTTCCACGCAGTTATTATGCGGTCAGGGGGGCTTCCGTCTGTGCCCTAATGTAAATTCTTCTCTTTTCTTGCAGGATCACTGACGGAGTGCTATGATGAGCTTGGTAATAGGTACCAGCTCCCAGTGTACTGCCTAGCCCCACCAGTGAACCTGATCATGGAAAGGAGTGACGAGGAAGGAGCAGACACTCCGGAGCAGGCCCCCAACACTAGGCGGGAGTTCCAGCTGAAAGTGCGTCTCTCCACCGGGAAGGATGTGAAACTGAATGCCAGCATGACGGACACCATCGGGCAGCTGAAGAAACAGCTTTTTGCGGAGGAAAAAATTGATCCAAGCTGGCAACGGTGGTTCTTCTCAGGGAAATTGCTCACAGACAGAATGAAACTGCAGGAAACCAAGATCCAAAAGGATTTTGTAATACAAGTGATTGTCAATCAACCTTTGGAAACCGAAAAGTGAAAAAAGTTAATCCTCTGAGTTAGCTGGCACCAATACTTTTACTTTGGAGGAGCTGGTCTGCATCAAAATTGCTCTAGTCTTTCCTCCGTGGGTAAACCAAATATTATTTTCTTGAGCCAGGATTGACTGAGAAGGCAAATGAGGGGAAATGGCACAACAAGGGAAAACCTGCTGCACTACTTTCTGCTTGTgactgcacaaaaaaaaacatgcctGGACATAACTCCGCACCACTGAACCTGCTTGAATGGTCTTGGTATTGAGGCCTCATGCATTGTTATCAATTGCACAATGGGTGAGTAGGTTGGCGGCTTGCAGGGCATTAAATGAACCTGGATATCGGACACGTCCTGTTCACTCTGCAGCAGGCTACAAGAAACAATGAGCATCGAAGACCAGGCTAGAGGAGATTTGTCTGAGACCAATTTCAGGAATTTTATTTTgaaccaaatgtgttttttgtttgttgtttgtgtgtctTTTCCTTCTGTTAACTGTGCTGCTCCTTAGTTGCCTTAAGCACCTGTGCAAACTGGATCCCGGTTGCGCTGCAATGACTGCACAGGGCTCTAGTTTCACGGGATAGCTGTAGCTATCTGTCAGGCGTCTTTATTGGATTAATCCGTGTTGGCTGTCATTTCGTTTCCAAATTTAGATTTCTTTGTGGTGAGGGACAGTGAAACTCAAGTACGCTTTTCTGATCTTTGATTAAGACTTTTTATTAATTGCCCCATGGGACAATAAAATACACAGATGTCAGTAACATAAATTCTATACTCAATCGATACTGTGGATGTATAGTTATAAAAACCTCAATAACTAGTCAATTTATGTCCTTCAGGTGCCTAATTGATAAGGTaatgattaatttaaaaaaatataataaaattgaGTTACTTTTGGTAGCATAAGCTGTGGCGTTTTGAGGTATTATAGACTTTTGAACTAAGCACTCAAAATGAGGACCACAAAAACATTGGCAAACTGCTTTTGAATTTTGAGGCACAAAGCGTTCCACAAACACTTCAAGAATATAGACTTTTTAGAATTACAGTTTTGTAATACATTGCCCAAAAAGCAACAGTTTAATTAAAAGGCTACAAGATGAAGCCAAGCAGAGTGTGCAGAGTATAACAGTGTAAATAGATAAACACATAAATAGAAAATGCTCTCAAGAAGCTCAAGGGCTATAGCAACACAAGCCAGAGTATGTCAAGATTACAACCCATGATCTTCAGGAGTGACCAGTGATGACTAAAATCAAATCTCCCAAGACTTTTAAATGTACTTGTGAACGCTTTGAACAACCCAGGGCTGAGAAAGAAGCACTTACCCAGGAGCCCATAGTACACCACAAAAGAGAATCTAGTAGTTGCCATCATTCCATTGTGTACCTCAAAACAAGCAATGGGTGCCGAGCACAAGCAAGCAGAATGGTCAAACCTCTTAATAACAAACCAGATGTTTCATTTGGCTTATCTGGTGACGAGCAAGCTGATGTTCTTCCACAATGCTACCACAATTCTAAAGTGTAACAAGAGTGCATTGTCTTAATCTTTAGAGTTTACTTTGCAGTAGCGATTAAACAATGCGCAAAAATTAGGGATATGAAGGAGGTAATGTGAGGGGTCTAAGAGTGCATGTGAACTTTGGGAAACAGAGACCCTCCTCTTTTTAAGGCCGTAGTGTTCGGTGGTCTCCAGGTTTCCTATTATGAGTTGGCTTCACGGTTGCAGTGGTCACTATTGATCCCTGCTTGTGAATGAAGAAAAGGCTTGGTTGTGGTAAGAATACTTTAAAAACGCAACTGCAGTTGCCTGTCACGTATTATCTATGGCGAGCATTTTATTTTTAGCCATTcacagtagaaaatgtacttgaaTTAAAACATTCCAAGTAAAAACGTGCATGGCCACAGCTTCTTCCTGTACCTTGATTTTATGGTGAGACCCTCCCGCAGAGGGATACAGGAGCAGTGTGGTTTGGTTTactttaaaatgaatatttttaaGCACACCACAgggttcttttcttattttttaagtaCTATGACTGGGTGGCGGGTGTATGGTGGTAAACATCAATAAATAGTAATTTTAAGATTGCTTAGACTACTTAACAAGCAGTCAACTAAAAGGCACGGGCTTACATTTTACAGGCTATGATAGAAGATTTTTGCCGTCTTAAGTTCTGGTTCTGTCCTACTCCCAGTGATGTGGCTGGAAGCTACTTTGTAAAGCTGTTGAAAGCCATATTTATGTCCAGCTTGGCAGAGTGCTGTTACGTCGCTGAAACCCTAAGCGCGCACAGCTATTGCTATCTACCCTTTTCAGCTCCTAATTTACGCCATCTGGCACTGACTGGAACTTgttttgcattttatgtttttatttttctcttaaCCTCCACTCAGTCTGCTTTGATCATCCATATTGATGGTTGGGTTAAATCGGACTGCTGTTTCAGTTCTCAAAAGGATCTCTTCCTCTTTATGGTGCGCCTAGACTCCTTTGACGCCTGTCCTGAGTGGTAGCTGCAGACACTGACTTCTTGGCAGACTTTGAAGCAAATGTTTATAACTTGTCATCTCCTCAGAGCACCTTGGACTTGTTTGTTATGTGTGACTTGAAATCCTGATCTAAAATCCACTTGGACTCCCCTAAAATCCCccatttgcccctcccccccccccaaaacaaagccTGAGGATGAGCTAGGGGAATTCATGTATCTGCTAAGCCAAGTACACCCGACCACAACAGAACCCCTCCTTTCAACTGCGTAGAATGGACAGGCAAACCATTGACATAATTTGATAGGGGTAGTGACAGTTAACTAGAGGATCTCTTTGCTACACAGAATGATACATTTCAGTAGTGTAAAATCCTGTTTGATGAAGCACTCAAAAAGGTCACTTATAGAAGAATGTGTTTGAAAGGCAGTTCCTTCTCAATTGGTGGTGGTAGTAGAGGCTCTCTTCTCAAGTAACTGCTTATTCCATCATGGCAGTCTGTGGCATTTGTATTAAGCATGAACCTAGAAGTACAGCTTCCTCATACCAAGTTCCAGTTAGAGGAACTAAGGTTCATCCCTTCTCTGGTCAGTGAGGGAGCAAAAGAAAACGTCTTGATGTTGAAGAGCATAATTGCTATTGCACCTGGTATTATTGACAAGGAGTTATCCATTCGTTAACAGCAGTGATCCTTTGCAGAAGATGAAGGGTAATGTTACTGACCTGCCCGATGATTGAATCTTTTCACCCTCCCTGTAGATgagattgtgtaacattgcagctcAGGACTGCTAAATCAGGTATCGCCATAAGAACTACCAAGCCTAGAGCTGTGGGGTCCTTTCAATAGGCCGTGTATTCAAGTTGTTAAGGAGATTGACCCTTTCAATTAAAGTCCCCCTCCTGGTAATTCTAATCTCAAACTACCATTTCAACCCACTTCATGCCCTCCTAGTTCTCTATAATGTCAACAGACCTTCTGTAATAGATTGAGTGGTGGTTTCCCTTGGATGCCGTAGATCCTGTTCATCTCAAGACATGAGTTTTACACTGCTTCCTTTAATGTCTCAACTTAGCGTTCGTTTCACGGGGAAACAAGTCGCCCAATGGGATCTTAGTTTGCTGCAGTCACGTTTATTGTAAATTTTGAGCCTGTGGATTATTATACTATCTGCATTCTCAAATCTGATGTATGTATTCTGGTCTCTATCATTTCTACTACAACGATCAGTGAGCTAGAAGCTTGGTTCTCCTCCAAACCTTCCACTATTTCCCATCAGGGTCAAGACAAGTTAATTTCACTTCGGTGTCTATAGCCTGAACACACTTTCATCGGAACTAAGAGCTCACTTTTCTGTTTCCTTCAGAGTTTGTCTCTTTGGAGCGGCTGGTCTTGTATATTATGGGACTGTGCCTTGGGTATGATTCGATCTTGGCCAGAAGTCATCCTTTAGCCTGTCCCTGCCATTTCCTCATATATGGGAAGATGAAGGTGCTGGTTTGTAAATCTAAGATGAGAATTGCAAGATGCACAGTCTTCCCCATCTCAAACGTGATTTTGTAGCTGGGCTGTGTCCACATTGAAATGTACATGACCATTTATTCAGAGCAAAATGAGTCCGCATTTTGTAAATGCGGCTTTTTTGGGACCTGTAGAGTGCAGCTATAGGATGCCTCCTTAGGGATTGCACTTGTCAGAAGCCCAGCCAACTTAGTATTGGAGACAACCAAAACTTTTCAGAAGAGTGA encodes:
- the UBTD1 gene encoding ubiquitin domain-containing protein 1 — translated: MGGCVGRPPAGENPRSRGRAAGHPRKRAGRNEPLKKDRPKWKSDYPMTDGQLRSKRDEFWDTAPAFEGRKEIWDALKAAAYAMEANDLELAQAIVDGASITLPHGSLTECYDELGNRYQLPVYCLAPPVNLIMERSDEEGADTPEQAPNTRREFQLKVRLSTGKDVKLNASMTDTIGQLKKQLFAEEKIDPSWQRWFFSGKLLTDRMKLQETKIQKDFVIQVIVNQPLETEK